One Candidatus Scalindua japonica genomic region harbors:
- a CDS encoding carbamoyltransferase N-terminal domain-containing protein — protein sequence MIILGVTHPISWNNGACILVDGKLTAMVEEERFNRFKHSPRASADMSIEFCLKRAGVTLDEVDYIAIGWESAERQKKKKNIHGSFCSGSYLSGIWMRR from the coding sequence ATGATAATTCTGGGAGTAACACACCCTATTTCGTGGAACAACGGGGCATGCATACTTGTTGATGGCAAACTGACAGCAATGGTGGAGGAAGAGCGGTTTAACAGGTTTAAACATTCACCGAGGGCATCCGCTGATATGTCTATTGAGTTTTGCCTCAAAAGGGCGGGGGTAACATTGGACGAAGTTGATTATATTGCCATCGGATGGGAATCTGCGGAACGGCAGAAAAAGAAAAAAAATATCCATGGGAGTTTCTGCTCAGGCAGTTACCTTTCAGGTATATGGATGAGAAGATGA
- a CDS encoding class I SAM-dependent methyltransferase yields MYNSKSKEGQNLEYVSCCLCGGNTFDNVLISNYVSPSNHQTIDDGSSNSIMETFNLVRCRNCGLQQVNPRPSKQHIGRYYTEDYYAHTSLKVKKPKKKSLFAGKWIDFKDDVRRLIRVKFYNYPCSLEDKDRNISVSKRIFSWLFYLTYRSRLDIIPFTGEGKILDLGCGNGRFLSTMRKFGWQTYGVEKNPTASRYARDELHLDVKTGELLHYQFESSSFDTVTMWHSLEHLYDPLCTLKEIGRVLNNNGQLIVAVPNIDSFVAKVFKTYWYGLQLPIHLIAFTPGSITKMLNQAGFDVKKIYLDRRGATLRLSLLNLKDGKYRVLSRLSRFKGAIKALNFILAMFGSCDIIVIHARKKATCDV; encoded by the coding sequence ATGTATAATTCAAAATCTAAAGAGGGACAAAATCTGGAATATGTATCTTGCTGTCTATGCGGAGGAAATACATTCGACAATGTATTAATCAGTAATTATGTAAGTCCATCCAATCACCAAACTATTGATGACGGGAGCAGCAATAGTATTATGGAAACATTCAATTTGGTAAGGTGCAGGAATTGCGGACTTCAACAAGTTAATCCAAGGCCGTCAAAACAACATATTGGTCGCTATTATACAGAAGATTATTATGCGCATACATCATTGAAAGTTAAGAAACCAAAGAAAAAAAGTCTTTTTGCCGGTAAATGGATAGATTTTAAAGACGATGTAAGAAGACTTATCCGCGTAAAGTTTTATAACTACCCTTGTAGTCTGGAAGACAAAGATAGGAATATAAGCGTTTCTAAGAGAATTTTCTCATGGCTTTTTTATTTAACTTATCGCTCCAGGCTCGATATTATACCATTTACAGGAGAAGGAAAGATACTAGATCTTGGTTGTGGAAATGGAAGATTTCTTTCAACCATGAGAAAATTTGGCTGGCAAACATACGGTGTTGAAAAGAATCCAACGGCATCCAGGTATGCAAGAGATGAGCTTCACTTAGATGTTAAAACCGGAGAGCTATTACACTATCAGTTTGAGAGTAGCTCTTTTGACACAGTAACCATGTGGCATTCACTCGAACATCTTTATGATCCTTTGTGTACATTAAAGGAGATAGGGAGGGTTTTAAATAATAACGGGCAGCTTATAGTAGCAGTACCTAATATTGATAGTTTTGTCGCAAAGGTATTTAAGACATACTGGTATGGGTTGCAGCTTCCAATTCATCTCATTGCATTTACACCTGGTTCAATCACAAAGATGTTAAATCAAGCTGGTTTCGATGTTAAAAAGATTTATTTAGACAGGCGTGGTGCGACTTTAAGACTCAGTCTCCTTAATCTCAAAGATGGAAAATACAGAGTCCTTTCCAGATTATCACGTTTCAAAGGAGCAATAAAAGCACTTAATTTTATTCTGGCAATGTTCGGGTCTTGCGATATTATAGTAATTCACGCACGCAAGAAAGCAACCTGCGATGTTTGA
- a CDS encoding sigma-54-dependent transcriptional regulator, with the protein MLGLKKLRYFHCWKSERSQVLKKLILIVDDEKAARFGMKLALEKDGYEVMEAGDGIDAFVVIKTKSPSLVFLDINMPKINGIQVLEEINSMETPPMIVIVTAYGSERVAVDAMKKGAYDYISKPYEIDELRLIAKHAFEKLALEEENARLRSEIDRLGSRGEIVGESREMNQVFNKIEKVGPSDVTVLIQGESGSGKELVAKEIHKKSSRKNNPMIIMNCAALPETLIESELFGHEKGAFTGAVERRLGKFELANKGTIFLDEIGDMSPNTQAKVLRVIQEQSFERLGGTETLRVDVRLISATHKDLFKEIKKDNFREDLYYRLKVVEISLPPLRNRREDIIILAERFIQFFSEKHKKNVKSISNEAVKYFTRYSWPGNVRELQNVIESAVVMANAETLEISDFPEEIRNSNSNSSLDYNLPFRDAKKIVVEAFERDFVSRKLAENDGNISKTAEALGMHRQSLQHKIKELNMK; encoded by the coding sequence ATGTTAGGTTTGAAAAAATTGAGGTACTTCCATTGTTGGAAGAGTGAAAGGAGTCAGGTTCTGAAAAAATTAATACTAATAGTAGATGACGAAAAAGCTGCAAGGTTTGGAATGAAGCTGGCATTGGAAAAAGACGGTTATGAAGTGATGGAAGCCGGTGATGGTATTGATGCTTTTGTTGTAATAAAGACTAAAAGCCCCTCTCTTGTTTTCCTTGACATTAATATGCCAAAGATTAACGGGATCCAGGTATTAGAAGAGATAAATAGTATGGAAACCCCTCCTATGATAGTCATAGTAACTGCTTACGGTTCTGAAAGAGTTGCTGTTGATGCCATGAAGAAAGGAGCTTACGACTACATATCAAAACCTTACGAAATAGACGAACTCAGGTTAATAGCCAAACATGCATTCGAAAAACTCGCACTTGAGGAAGAAAACGCCAGGTTGCGATCAGAAATTGACAGGCTTGGCTCAAGGGGTGAAATAGTCGGAGAAAGCCGGGAAATGAATCAAGTATTTAATAAGATAGAGAAAGTTGGGCCGTCTGACGTAACGGTTTTAATTCAGGGTGAAAGCGGAAGCGGAAAAGAGTTGGTGGCCAAGGAAATCCACAAAAAAAGTTCTCGTAAGAATAATCCGATGATTATTATGAATTGTGCCGCACTCCCGGAAACACTAATTGAGAGTGAATTATTCGGACATGAAAAAGGCGCATTTACAGGTGCGGTGGAAAGACGTCTGGGCAAATTCGAACTGGCGAATAAAGGTACAATATTTCTCGATGAAATTGGAGATATGAGCCCTAATACACAGGCAAAAGTATTGCGGGTCATTCAGGAGCAAAGCTTCGAACGGTTAGGAGGAACGGAAACTCTTCGCGTTGATGTAAGGCTGATCAGCGCAACCCATAAAGACCTGTTTAAAGAGATAAAAAAAGATAATTTCAGAGAAGATCTGTACTACAGACTTAAGGTGGTTGAAATTTCACTTCCACCATTGAGAAATCGCAGAGAAGATATTATAATATTGGCTGAAAGGTTTATACAGTTTTTTTCAGAGAAGCACAAAAAAAACGTAAAATCTATATCAAATGAAGCTGTAAAATACTTTACCAGGTATTCCTGGCCTGGCAATGTCAGAGAACTGCAAAATGTTATAGAGAGCGCAGTTGTAATGGCAAATGCTGAAACTCTCGAAATCAGTGACTTCCCTGAAGAGATTAGGAATTCAAATAGCAACAGTAGTCTAGATTATAATTTACCTTTCAGAGATGCCAAAAAAATAGTTGTGGAGGCATTCGAAAGGGACTTTGTAAGCAGGAAATTAGCAGAAAACGATGGAAATATAAGCAAAACTGCCGAAGCGCTCGGTATGCACAGGCAAAGCCTGCAACACAAAATTAAAGAACTAAATATGAAATAA
- a CDS encoding glycosyltransferase family 4 protein, which yields MKILHLFSDWKWTGPAEPALNLCVELKKRGHDVTLACGKAMDDYPFPPDSESVEKYAYERGLVPVTRFHLSKHFNLFKYISDIKNLSVFMNDEAFDIVHVHRNQDHLVGGIAARRTGRRLPIVRTNHDGVVLKKNLRNKYCLTRLTDKLIDVSEDARVADMNSFGLSADKTIMINASIDCQRFNPGSGPLTYRKKFGMKDDDIVVGIIARIQTHRRFHILLKAIKIASKKVPKLKLLVIGRGTKEKQLLTEPAKEMGLEDVVVHPGYRTSDYVEAVSCMDYNIFLMPGTDGSSRAVREVMAMGKPVIAADRGMLSSIVDNNSTGFVIDDTPENLAEATVRLATDIELRKKMAAASLKKTQDIFSQESMAEKVENVYKELLLK from the coding sequence ATGAAAATACTTCATCTCTTTAGTGATTGGAAATGGACCGGACCGGCAGAGCCGGCACTCAATCTTTGTGTAGAATTAAAGAAGCGAGGACACGATGTTACTCTTGCCTGTGGTAAGGCTATGGACGATTACCCGTTTCCACCGGACTCAGAATCCGTTGAAAAGTATGCGTACGAACGTGGCCTGGTACCGGTTACCAGATTTCACCTGAGCAAACATTTCAACCTTTTCAAGTACATCTCTGACATTAAGAATCTTTCGGTTTTTATGAACGATGAAGCGTTTGATATCGTCCATGTTCATCGAAATCAGGACCATCTGGTTGGCGGAATAGCCGCCAGACGCACCGGAAGACGCTTGCCCATCGTACGTACAAATCATGACGGAGTCGTATTGAAAAAAAATCTGAGGAACAAATATTGTCTCACCAGACTCACAGATAAATTAATAGATGTTTCTGAGGATGCGAGAGTGGCGGACATGAACAGCTTTGGATTAAGTGCGGATAAGACCATTATGATTAATGCCTCTATCGATTGTCAGCGATTCAACCCGGGAAGCGGACCGCTCACCTACAGGAAGAAGTTTGGAATGAAAGATGATGATATTGTAGTCGGAATTATAGCCAGAATACAGACCCACCGAAGGTTTCACATACTTCTGAAAGCCATAAAGATCGCGTCTAAAAAAGTGCCTAAGTTAAAGCTACTCGTGATAGGCAGAGGGACGAAAGAGAAACAACTTTTGACGGAACCGGCCAAAGAGATGGGACTGGAAGATGTCGTAGTCCATCCAGGTTATCGGACAAGTGATTATGTAGAAGCTGTCTCGTGTATGGATTACAATATATTCCTGATGCCCGGAACAGACGGCTCCAGCCGTGCGGTCAGGGAAGTTATGGCAATGGGAAAACCCGTTATTGCTGCAGACCGGGGGATGCTCTCTTCCATTGTAGATAACAATAGCACTGGATTTGTCATTGACGATACACCGGAAAATCTTGCAGAGGCTACCGTAAGGTTAGCTACTGATATCGAACTTAGAAAAAAGATGGCTGCCGCATCATTGAAAAAAACACAAGATATTTTTTCTCAAGAATCTATGGCAGAAAAAGTAGAAAATGTGTATAAAGAGCTTTTATTAAAATAG
- a CDS encoding sensor histidine kinase has translation MTIIEIVALAGFILGSILHTILSILIIQRKNKKGSELVFLFLVISVAMWHYGNVISLFSLMLFGKDIPIINQSSNAVACMGMGVTPSLLLHTALLFLLESGWKIQKKIMITMVTIIYLPIIPLSFTAGRIVFFEESNVLVSGSPFVKPFIIWLLFSIFTSAVTSRILSAKVEEVEEQRFHFSIFWILIFITILVTCTVLLKGSDIPYIGDYMILVTMLSSIFPSIIFSYYVYRYNYMEFVLRRSVFYSFLAVLVICFYYFGIRQLSKYLEFNYSINGKVLEAVLIITLVYWFPKLKENIQGLMRKLSFKMITDTEYLLNELSHQISTDLLIDLSLLLENIVESIKKATAIKNVNLILFKEGRTQVVIHGENTFITRKDIINTVKYFDKGEIAVLDRHEVTDASIINEMKRLEMFFIFPIFEERKLTGLLTLGKSRRGMRLRAENLEQLMLIANQISSAMAKAELLQEKLQMERKMYENEKLSSLGRLSTSVAHEVKNPLSSIKAIVQVLKEDSINESKTQKSLSIIVEEIDRLTKVVNQLLVFAKPQMDCKSTVKINDVINKVLVVLRHEAKMNNVNIYLNIQNDLPIITVDEGSLNEVFFNLIHNAIQAMSEGGKLTISMSYDQQDDYITTVFENTGPEISDEDMGKIFEPFYTTKQMGTGLGLAIVKKKLEELRGMIKVKSENSSTKFTVKIPSSEGVLVG, from the coding sequence ATGACAATAATAGAAATTGTAGCGTTAGCAGGCTTCATTCTTGGTTCAATCCTTCACACAATTCTTTCAATACTGATTATTCAGAGGAAGAATAAGAAAGGGAGTGAACTTGTCTTCTTGTTCCTTGTGATAAGTGTAGCTATGTGGCATTATGGTAATGTCATCTCTCTTTTCAGCTTAATGCTCTTTGGGAAAGATATTCCAATTATCAATCAATCTTCAAATGCTGTTGCATGCATGGGAATGGGTGTAACGCCAAGCCTGCTCCTGCATACTGCTTTATTATTCCTTCTGGAAAGTGGTTGGAAGATTCAGAAAAAAATTATGATAACCATGGTTACCATAATCTATCTTCCCATCATTCCGCTCTCATTTACGGCAGGAAGGATAGTATTTTTTGAAGAATCTAATGTCCTGGTGAGTGGTTCACCATTTGTAAAACCTTTTATCATATGGCTTCTGTTCTCGATATTTACTTCTGCAGTTACCTCCCGTATCCTCTCTGCAAAAGTTGAAGAAGTGGAGGAGCAGAGATTTCACTTCTCTATTTTCTGGATTCTCATCTTCATTACAATTCTGGTTACCTGTACTGTCCTTCTCAAAGGAAGTGATATCCCATATATTGGTGATTATATGATCCTGGTTACTATGCTTTCATCCATCTTTCCCAGTATCATATTTTCTTACTATGTTTATCGTTACAATTATATGGAATTTGTTCTCAGACGAAGTGTGTTTTATTCATTTCTGGCAGTACTGGTTATCTGTTTCTACTATTTCGGTATAAGGCAATTAAGTAAATACCTTGAGTTCAATTATTCAATTAACGGAAAGGTATTAGAAGCGGTGCTGATTATAACGCTCGTATACTGGTTTCCAAAATTGAAAGAGAATATTCAAGGGTTGATGAGAAAACTCTCCTTTAAGATGATTACGGATACAGAGTATCTTTTAAATGAGCTGAGCCACCAGATCAGCACAGATCTGCTCATTGATTTATCTCTCCTGTTGGAAAACATTGTAGAATCAATAAAAAAAGCAACTGCAATTAAAAATGTCAACCTGATCCTGTTCAAAGAAGGAAGAACACAAGTCGTCATTCACGGAGAGAATACATTTATTACCAGAAAAGATATAATAAATACAGTGAAGTATTTCGATAAAGGTGAGATTGCCGTGCTGGACAGACACGAAGTTACAGATGCATCTATCATAAATGAAATGAAACGGCTGGAAATGTTCTTTATATTCCCGATTTTCGAGGAAAGAAAACTGACAGGTTTATTGACTCTTGGTAAATCTCGCAGGGGAATGAGATTGCGCGCTGAGAACCTAGAACAGTTGATGCTGATTGCGAATCAAATAAGTTCAGCAATGGCCAAAGCCGAACTTTTACAAGAAAAGCTTCAGATGGAAAGGAAAATGTATGAAAACGAAAAACTATCCAGTCTGGGCAGGCTATCTACAAGTGTCGCACATGAGGTAAAAAACCCGTTAAGTTCGATAAAGGCAATAGTCCAGGTCTTAAAAGAAGATTCCATAAATGAATCTAAAACGCAGAAAAGTCTTTCGATAATTGTAGAAGAGATAGATCGTCTGACAAAAGTTGTAAATCAACTTCTGGTATTTGCCAAACCGCAAATGGATTGTAAATCAACTGTCAAGATAAATGATGTAATCAATAAGGTGTTAGTTGTCTTAAGACATGAAGCAAAAATGAACAACGTCAATATATACTTGAATATTCAAAATGATCTGCCGATTATCACTGTAGACGAGGGATCATTAAATGAAGTATTCTTTAATCTTATTCATAATGCTATTCAAGCCATGTCAGAAGGTGGAAAGCTTACAATATCAATGAGCTATGATCAACAAGATGATTATATTACTACTGTGTTTGAAAATACCGGTCCTGAAATTTCTGATGAAGATATGGGTAAGATTTTTGAACCATTTTATACAACCAAACAGATGGGTACCGGTTTAGGATTGGCTATTGTTAAAAAGAAACTGGAAGAACTCAGAGGTATGATCAAGGTAAAAAGTGAAAATTCATCCACAAAGTTCACGGTTAAAATTCCATCGTCAGAGGGTGTACTGGTAGGTTAA
- a CDS encoding radical SAM/SPASM domain-containing protein translates to MLNDLWRHLRIYSIRKLYNLFMGKVQFSIGSTHLYYYPAKITIESGNICNLRCPLCPSGQKDSSARKGLLPFSNFKRIIDEIGKNLLMVRLYNWGEPLLNKELIKMVEYAGKNRIAIKISTNLSLPIDDAQAEAIIKANLQKIYISCDGTSSTTYSTYHIGGNFNKVISNMKLLLKKKKQLGNSYTELIWLFHVFSHNEHEIETAKAIAKGIGIKLSINKIRTDMGKEIFETADKSIERDSKWLPENPEYNTFNMEEKKPKKRFDCRLLWTETVINWDGNVLPCCSVYSETHSFGNIKEDTFKNIWNSKKYISARKEVLGRKNNTKTVCHICKANDYLYI, encoded by the coding sequence ATGTTAAACGATTTATGGAGACATCTCCGCATCTACAGTATAAGAAAACTCTATAACCTGTTTATGGGTAAGGTTCAGTTTTCAATAGGCTCTACACACCTTTATTATTATCCCGCTAAGATTACGATAGAATCAGGTAATATCTGTAACCTTCGTTGCCCGCTGTGTCCAAGCGGCCAGAAAGACAGTTCCGCCCGGAAGGGCTTACTCCCATTCTCCAATTTCAAAAGGATTATAGACGAAATCGGAAAGAACCTGCTCATGGTCAGGCTGTATAATTGGGGAGAACCCCTTCTCAATAAAGAACTTATAAAAATGGTAGAATATGCTGGCAAAAACAGAATAGCGATAAAAATAAGTACAAATCTGAGCCTTCCTATTGATGATGCTCAGGCCGAAGCAATAATCAAAGCAAATCTACAAAAAATATACATCTCCTGTGATGGTACGAGTAGTACCACCTATTCAACCTATCATATTGGCGGTAATTTTAACAAGGTTATATCAAATATGAAACTTTTACTCAAGAAAAAGAAGCAATTAGGAAATAGTTATACAGAACTAATATGGCTGTTTCACGTCTTCAGCCACAATGAACATGAAATTGAAACAGCTAAGGCCATAGCAAAAGGGATAGGAATAAAACTGTCAATAAACAAGATACGCACAGATATGGGCAAGGAGATATTTGAAACTGCCGATAAATCTATCGAGCGTGATTCAAAGTGGCTGCCTGAAAATCCGGAATATAACACTTTTAATATGGAAGAAAAGAAACCAAAAAAGAGATTTGATTGCCGTCTTTTATGGACCGAGACCGTAATCAACTGGGACGGAAATGTTTTACCATGCTGTTCTGTGTATAGTGAAACACACTCTTTTGGTAATATAAAGGAAGATACTTTTAAAAACATTTGGAACAGCAAAAAATATATATCGGCGAGGAAAGAGGTACTAGGCCGTAAAAACAACACTAAAACAGTTTGTCATATTTGCAAGGCAAACGATTACCTGTATATCTAA
- a CDS encoding carbamoyltransferase has translation MKFVNHHVAHALSSYYVSGFDRSNIVSLDGYGGSDSGILAIAEGDDLRVVKSIPNRNSWGHLYGEITSKLGFKSHSDEGKVMGLAAYGQHDENEFNFIEWGGDIPVIDKKGFKKYLSGVTPRKPGEELNQHHKDLAATVQHTLERAALQMSSYLRNISGSENLCVSGGCALNCSMNGVLLRSDHVENIFIQPAAHDIGTALGAAVSVYKDVVGHRPDIVLEHPYYGPDYTNEQVEFELKKYKLSNFKKCNDIARETATLIADNKTVGWFQGRMEFGPRALGGRSILGNPKNRDMKDIVNKSIKGREPWRPFAPSFLAEDYCDYVKQPYNSPFMIIAFQAIEEKVSEIASAAHIDNTVRVQSVRKEVAPRYWELINEFKKITGVPALLNTSFNVAGQPIVCTPRDAIMTFFGCGLDYLAIEDYLVWK, from the coding sequence ATGAAATTCGTGAACCATCACGTTGCTCACGCGTTAAGCTCTTATTATGTTTCTGGGTTTGATCGTTCAAATATTGTTTCACTGGATGGTTATGGAGGTAGCGATTCCGGCATCCTTGCGATTGCAGAGGGTGACGATCTCAGGGTAGTCAAGTCAATACCCAACAGAAACAGTTGGGGACACCTGTATGGTGAGATCACAAGTAAGCTGGGCTTTAAATCCCATAGCGATGAAGGAAAAGTTATGGGCCTCGCGGCCTACGGACAACATGATGAGAATGAATTTAATTTTATTGAATGGGGCGGGGATATACCTGTAATCGATAAGAAAGGTTTTAAGAAATACCTTTCGGGTGTTACGCCAAGGAAACCGGGAGAAGAGTTAAATCAGCATCACAAAGACCTTGCTGCAACAGTTCAACACACACTGGAGAGAGCTGCTCTACAGATGAGCTCTTATCTTCGTAATATATCCGGGTCAGAAAACCTCTGCGTCTCAGGTGGGTGTGCTTTAAACTGTTCAATGAATGGAGTACTCTTGAGATCAGACCACGTTGAAAACATTTTCATCCAGCCTGCCGCCCACGATATTGGTACGGCATTAGGCGCTGCCGTAAGTGTCTACAAAGATGTTGTCGGACACAGACCTGATATCGTTTTAGAACATCCTTACTACGGACCGGACTACACCAATGAGCAGGTAGAGTTTGAGTTAAAGAAGTACAAACTGAGTAATTTCAAAAAGTGTAATGATATTGCCAGAGAGACTGCAACACTCATTGCAGACAACAAAACAGTCGGCTGGTTTCAAGGCAGGATGGAATTCGGCCCCAGGGCGCTTGGAGGCAGAAGCATACTTGGTAATCCGAAAAACAGAGATATGAAGGACATTGTCAACAAGAGTATAAAGGGAAGAGAGCCATGGAGGCCCTTCGCGCCGTCATTCCTTGCAGAGGATTATTGCGATTACGTAAAACAACCTTACAATTCCCCATTCATGATAATTGCCTTTCAGGCTATTGAGGAAAAAGTCTCTGAAATAGCTTCCGCCGCGCATATAGACAATACGGTAAGAGTGCAGTCTGTCAGAAAAGAGGTTGCCCCCCGGTATTGGGAATTAATCAACGAATTCAAAAAGATAACAGGAGTCCCCGCACTTCTCAATACCAGTTTCAACGTAGCCGGTCAACCCATAGTCTGTACACCCCGTGACGCAATAATGACCTTCTTTGGATGTGGTCTTGATTACCTTGCTATAGAAGACTATCTGGTTTGGAAGTGA
- a CDS encoding carbamoyltransferase: MIILGVTHPISWNNGACILVDGKLIAMVEEERLNRFKHAIEVPAERAIEFCLNRAGVTLDDVDYFAIGWESMKGHKKKEQHIWDNKLKQLPFRHEDDRIRFVRHHIAHALSAYYVSGFEHSNILSFDGSGGDESGLLMVGEKSDCRIVKTIPNKSSWGHLYGLMTKALGFRYHSEEGKVMGLAAYGQPIENEFKFIDWDNEIPIMDKKGLKKYFSGLVQRKKGEELNQHHKDLAATVQHALERAAIQMSSYLHNITGSKNLCMAGGCALNCSMNGVLLRSDHVDNIFIQPAAHDASTALGAALSVYKDVVGHRPDIVLKHPYYGPDYTNEEVELELKKYKLKNFKRCNDIARETAALIADNKTVGWFQGRMEFGPRALGGRSILGNPKNKDMKDIVNKSIKGREPWRPFAPSFLAEDYVDYVKQPYNSPFMIIAFQAIEEKVSEIASAAHVDNTVRVQSVRKEVAPRYWELINEFKKITEVPALLNTSFNVAGQPIVCTPRDAIMTFFGCGLDYLAIEDYLVWK, encoded by the coding sequence ATGATAATTCTGGGAGTAACACACCCCATTTCATGGAACAACGGGGCATGCATCCTTGTAGATGGCAAACTAATCGCTATGGTTGAGGAGGAAAGATTAAATAGGTTTAAACATGCTATTGAGGTGCCAGCTGAGCGTGCCATAGAATTTTGCCTCAACAGGGCCGGGGTAACATTGGATGATGTCGATTATTTTGCCATAGGTTGGGAGTCTATGAAAGGGCATAAAAAAAAAGAGCAGCATATCTGGGACAATAAGCTGAAGCAGTTGCCATTTCGCCATGAGGATGACAGAATCAGGTTCGTAAGGCATCACATCGCCCATGCATTAAGCGCTTATTACGTTTCAGGATTTGAACATTCAAATATATTATCATTTGATGGTTCTGGAGGTGATGAATCAGGTCTCCTGATGGTTGGAGAAAAGAGTGATTGCAGGATCGTGAAGACCATACCAAATAAAAGTAGCTGGGGGCATCTTTACGGCCTGATGACGAAAGCGTTGGGATTTCGATACCATAGCGAAGAAGGAAAGGTTATGGGACTTGCAGCTTATGGACAGCCAATTGAGAACGAATTTAAGTTTATTGACTGGGACAATGAAATTCCAATTATGGACAAAAAAGGTCTTAAGAAATATTTCTCCGGTCTGGTGCAAAGGAAAAAGGGTGAGGAGCTGAACCAGCATCACAAAGACCTGGCAGCAACCGTACAGCATGCACTTGAGAGGGCGGCCATACAGATGAGTTCATATCTGCATAACATAACCGGTTCTAAGAACCTGTGCATGGCAGGTGGATGCGCCTTAAACTGTTCAATGAATGGCGTACTCTTGAGATCAGACCATGTTGACAATATATTTATCCAGCCTGCAGCCCACGATGCAAGTACTGCATTAGGGGCTGCTTTAAGTGTATACAAAGATGTTGTGGGGCATAGACCTGACATTGTCCTTAAACACCCTTATTATGGCCCGGATTATACCAATGAGGAAGTTGAATTAGAATTAAAGAAATATAAACTGAAAAACTTCAAGCGTTGTAATGATATTGCCAGAGAGACTGCAGCGTTGATTGCGGACAATAAAACAGTTGGCTGGTTTCAGGGCAGAATGGAATTCGGCCCCAGGGCACTTGGAGGCAGAAGCATACTCGGTAATCCGAAGAATAAGGATATGAAAGATATTGTAAATAAAAGTATAAAGGGAAGAGAACCATGGAGACCATTCGCTCCATCATTCCTTGCAGAAGATTATGTTGATTACGTAAAACAACCTTACAATTCTCCGTTCATGATAATTGCCTTTCAGGCTATTGAGGAAAAAGTTTCTGAAATAGCTTCCGCCGCACATGTTGACAATACGGTAAGGGTGCAGTCGGTCAGAAAAGAGGTTGCCCCCCGGTATTGGGAACTAATCAACGAATTCAAAAAGATAACTGAAGTGCCGGCACTTCTTAATACCAGTTTCAACGTAGCTGGTCAACCAATTGTCTGCACACCCCGCGATGCGATAATGACATTCTTCGGATGCGGCCTTGATTATCTTGCGATTGAAGATTATCTGGTGTGGAAGTAA